The following are from one region of the Halolamina litorea genome:
- a CDS encoding DUF2073 domain-containing protein, giving the protein MAEATSGDGDGTPPEEDGLDDGVRVDMISGARMDGLTSMEKIRLILDGVRDGNIVILEEGLSPDEESKLIEVTMTEISPDEFSGIEIETYPKSSSKEPGLFDRLMGNETTQKLTVIGPANQIETLHKDENLISALVSRK; this is encoded by the coding sequence ATGGCCGAAGCAACGAGCGGCGACGGCGACGGCACGCCCCCCGAAGAGGACGGCCTCGACGACGGCGTCCGGGTCGACATGATCAGTGGCGCCCGCATGGACGGGCTGACGAGCATGGAGAAGATCCGGCTGATCCTCGACGGGGTCAGGGACGGCAACATCGTGATCCTCGAGGAGGGTCTAAGCCCCGACGAGGAGTCGAAACTGATCGAGGTCACCATGACCGAGATCAGCCCCGACGAGTTCAGCGGGATCGAGATCGAGACCTACCCCAAGTCCAGTTCCAAGGAGCCGGGGCTGTTCGACCGGCTGATGGGCAACGAGACCACCCAGAAGCTGACCGTGATCGGGCCGGCAAACCAGATCGAGACGCTGCACAAAGACGAGAACCTCATCAGCGCGCTGGTCTCGCGCAAGTAG
- a CDS encoding Cdc6/Cdc18 family protein, which yields MDETDDTNREEGADDENEGWPTADDDAFDADEATPDPDAPETDTSDEPSGTVPDVESDLSGDADATGSVAGSDTVDTSVNLDTGGVDIDRMLEDDDDSQGLFDDLMAGEPIFRNKEVLRPSYTPHELPHRTDQINQMATILVSALRGDTPSNILIYGKTGTGKTASAKFVSQELESTSQKYDVPCEVEYINCEITDTQYRVLAQLANKFIEKNREIVAGRLEDLRDLRSEATEAGTATLADTEYDDVSAVDDRIADLETDREEMEEVPMTGWPTDRVYSKFFDAIDYHERVVVIMLDEIDKLVEKSGDDTLYNLSRMNSELENSRISIMGISNDLKFTDFLDPRVKSSLGEEEIVFPPYDANQLRDILQHRSDVAFKDDALTDDVIPLCAAFAAQEHGDARRALDLLRTAGELAERSQAETVEEQHVRQAQDKIELDRVVEVVRTLPTQSKIVLFATILLEKNGVHNINTGEVFNIYKRLCEEIDADVLTQRRVTDLISELDMLGIVNAVVVSKGRYGRTKEISLSVPIEETEHVLLSDSRLGDIENAQPFVQARFDN from the coding sequence ATGGACGAAACCGACGACACGAACCGGGAGGAGGGAGCGGACGACGAGAACGAGGGGTGGCCGACCGCGGACGACGACGCCTTCGACGCCGACGAGGCCACGCCGGATCCGGACGCCCCCGAGACCGACACCTCGGACGAACCGTCCGGGACGGTTCCCGACGTGGAGTCCGACCTCTCGGGAGACGCCGACGCCACCGGTTCGGTCGCCGGGAGCGACACCGTCGACACCTCCGTCAACCTCGACACCGGCGGCGTCGACATCGACCGGATGCTCGAGGACGACGACGACAGCCAGGGGCTGTTCGACGACCTGATGGCCGGCGAGCCGATCTTCCGCAACAAGGAGGTCCTGCGCCCGTCCTACACGCCCCACGAGCTCCCCCACCGGACCGACCAGATCAACCAGATGGCGACGATCCTCGTCTCCGCGCTGCGCGGTGACACCCCGTCGAACATCCTGATCTACGGCAAGACCGGGACCGGGAAGACCGCGAGCGCGAAGTTCGTGAGCCAGGAGTTGGAGTCCACCTCCCAGAAGTACGACGTCCCCTGCGAGGTCGAGTACATCAACTGCGAGATCACCGACACGCAGTACCGCGTCCTCGCGCAGTTGGCGAACAAGTTCATCGAGAAGAACCGCGAAATCGTCGCCGGCAGGCTCGAAGACCTTCGGGACCTCCGCTCGGAAGCCACCGAGGCGGGCACCGCCACTCTCGCCGACACCGAGTACGACGACGTTTCGGCCGTCGACGACCGGATCGCCGACCTCGAAACCGACCGCGAGGAGATGGAGGAGGTCCCCATGACCGGGTGGCCCACCGACCGGGTCTACTCCAAGTTCTTCGACGCCATCGACTACCACGAGCGCGTGGTCGTCATCATGCTCGACGAGATCGACAAACTCGTCGAGAAGTCCGGCGACGACACGCTCTACAACCTCTCGCGGATGAACTCGGAGTTGGAGAACTCCCGCATCTCGATCATGGGGATCTCGAACGACCTGAAGTTCACCGACTTCCTCGACCCCCGCGTCAAGTCGAGCCTGGGCGAGGAGGAGATCGTCTTCCCGCCCTACGACGCCAATCAGCTCCGGGACATCCTCCAGCACCGCTCGGACGTGGCGTTCAAGGACGACGCACTTACCGACGACGTGATCCCGCTGTGTGCGGCCTTCGCCGCGCAGGAACACGGTGACGCCCGGCGCGCGCTGGACCTGCTCCGGACCGCCGGCGAACTCGCCGAGCGGAGTCAGGCAGAGACCGTCGAGGAACAGCACGTCCGGCAGGCACAGGACAAGATCGAACTCGACCGCGTCGTCGAGGTCGTTCGCACCCTCCCGACTCAGAGCAAGATCGTCCTGTTCGCGACCATCCTGCTGGAGAAAAACGGCGTCCACAACATCAACACCGGCGAGGTGTTCAACATCTACAAGCGCCTCTGTGAGGAGATCGACGCCGACGTCCTTACCCAGCGCCGTGTCACCGACCTCATCAGCGAACTCGACATGCTGGGCATCGTCAACGCCGTCGTCGTCTCGAAGGGTCGTTACGGCCGCACGAAGGAGATATCGCTGTCGGTCCCGATCGAGGAGACCGAACACGTCCTGCTGTCGGACTCACGGCTCGGCGACATCGAGAACGCCCAACCGTTCGTGCAGGCTCGATTCGACAACTGA
- a CDS encoding Era-like GTP-binding protein, protein MGLLTSLKDSITRVTDGLFASEEPKRIGIYGPPNAGKTTLANRIARDWTGDAVGPESHIPHETRRARRKEGVTIERSGKEVTIDIVDTPGVTTKVDYEEFLEHDMEKEDAVRRSREATEGVAEAMHWLREDVDGVIYVLDSTEDPFTQVNTMLIGIIESQELPVLILANKIDKEESDIQRIANAFPQHETIPLSALEGQNMDEVYENIAEYFA, encoded by the coding sequence ATGGGTCTGCTCACGAGTCTGAAAGACAGCATTACGCGGGTCACCGACGGCCTGTTTGCCTCAGAGGAGCCGAAACGCATCGGGATCTACGGCCCGCCCAACGCCGGGAAGACGACGTTGGCGAACCGCATCGCCCGCGACTGGACCGGCGACGCGGTGGGCCCGGAGAGTCACATCCCGCACGAGACACGCCGCGCACGACGCAAGGAGGGGGTGACTATCGAGCGCAGCGGCAAGGAGGTCACCATCGACATCGTCGACACCCCCGGGGTGACGACGAAGGTCGACTACGAGGAGTTCCTCGAACACGACATGGAGAAGGAGGACGCCGTGCGCCGCTCCCGCGAGGCCACCGAGGGCGTCGCGGAGGCGATGCACTGGCTCCGCGAGGACGTCGACGGCGTCATCTACGTGCTCGACAGCACCGAGGACCCCTTCACGCAGGTCAACACGATGCTGATCGGCATCATCGAGAGCCAGGAGCTCCCCGTGCTGATCCTCGCCAACAAGATCGACAAGGAGGAGTCCGACATCCAGCGGATCGCGAACGCGTTCCCGCAGCACGAGACGATCCCGCTCTCCGCACTCGAGGGACAGAACATGGACGAGGTTTACGAGAACATCGCGGAGTACTTCGCCTGA